The following are encoded together in the Glycine soja cultivar W05 chromosome 5, ASM419377v2, whole genome shotgun sequence genome:
- the LOC114411141 gene encoding uncharacterized protein LOC114411141 — MLTKKNRYIHSDTIFLEGNCSTVIQRILPPKHNDPGSVTIPCSIGEVVVGKALIDLGASINLMPLSMCWRLGEIEIMPTCITLQLADRSITRPYGVIEDVFIQVKQLVFPADFVVMDIEEDPTNFMANYIVDMGKGKLELGVEDQKVSFDLFEAMKHPSDMKACFDLDKVEQEIELAAIAMALHSPLEKALINHVECLTKEKECEVQTCIKELDGARENSEGHTAFEELKNGGQI, encoded by the coding sequence atgCTGACAAAGAAGAACCGGTATATCCACAGTGACACAATATTTTTGGAAGGTAACTGTAGTACAGTCATTCAACGCATCCTTCCCCCGAAGCATAATGATCCCGGAAGTGTCACTATACCGTGTTCTATTGGTGAGGTTGTTGTAGGtaaagctctcatagacttgggagctagtatcaatttaatgcctctATCCATGTGCTGGCgacttggagagatagagataatgccCACATGTATAACCCTCCAGTTGGCTGATCGCTCCATTACTAGACCGTATGGAGTGATTGAGGATGTGTTTATTCAAGTCAAGCAGCTTGTATTTCCTGCAGATTTCGTGGTTATGGATATAGAGGAGGACCCTACAAATTTCATGGCCAACTATATAGTAGATATGGGGAAAGGCAAGTTAGAATTGGGTGTGGAGGATCAGAAAGTCTCATTCGACTTATTTGAAGCAATGAAGCATCCAAGTGATATGAAAGCTTGCTTTGATCTGGACAAGGTAGAACAAGAAATAGAATTAGCTGCTATAGCCATGGCACTGCACTCTCCTTTGGAAAAAGCATTGATTAATCATGTAGAATGTCTTACTAAAGAGAAGGAATGTGAAGTGCAAACTTGTATTAAAGAGTTGGATGGTGCAAGAGAAAATTCTGAGGGACATACTGCatttgaagaattgaagaaCGGTGGGCAAATATAA
- the LOC114411143 gene encoding uncharacterized protein LOC114411143 yields MVYGKSCHFPLEMEYKAYWALKFLNFDEAASREQRRLQLLELEGMRSTTYESSKLYKERVKKYHDKKLLKKDFQPGQQVLLFNSKLKLFPRKLKSKWSGPFTIKKVRPYGAVELCDPHSNDPDRTWVVNGLRLKQYHGGAMERLNTILHFKTE; encoded by the coding sequence ATGGTGTATGGCAAGTCTTGTCACTTCCCATTGGAGATGGAATATAAAGCATACTGGGCCTTGaagtttttgaactttgatgaagCCGCATCTAGAGAACAAAGGAGGCTGCAGCTTTTGGAGTTGGAAGGGATGAGATCAACTACTTATGAATCTTCAAAGCTGTATAAAGAAAGGGTCAAAAAGTATCATGATAAAAAGCTGCTCAAGAAGGACTTTCAGCCAGGACAACAGGTGTTACTGTTCAACTCAAAACTTAAATTGTTTCCTAGAAAGCTTAAATCAAAATGGTCGGGACCATTTACTATCAAGAAAGTCCGACCCTATGGAGCAGTGGAGCTTTGTGATCCTCACTCTAACGATCCTGACAGGACATGGGTAGTGAACGGACTAAGGTTGAAGCAATATCATGGTGGAGCTATGGAAAGATTGAACACTATTCTACACTTCAAAACAGAATAA
- the LOC114412324 gene encoding ABSCISIC ACID-INSENSITIVE 5-like protein 2, giving the protein MGSQGGAVQEPKTTTTTTTPFVRQGPLYNLTLDEVHNQLGNLGKPLGSMNLDELLKSVWSAEASGGEASGLDFGVGGGDANMQHGEAAAFGSSLNPHVSLTLSRDLSRKTVHEVWRDMQLKKVTNRDKKIQERQATLGEMTLEDFLVKAGVIAEALPTTKDRAMSGVDSNGASSQHGHWLQYQQLPSSVQQPNVMGGYVAGHAIQQPFQVGVNLVLDAAYSETPASLKGALSDTQTLGRKRGVSGIVVEKTVERRQKRMIKNRESAARSRARRQAYTQELEIKVSRLEEENERLRRLNEMERALPSVPPPEPKPKHQLRRTSSAIF; this is encoded by the exons ATGGGATCTCAAGGTGGGGCAGTGCAAGAGCCAAAGACTACTACTACTACCACTACCCCTTTTGTTAGGCAAGGGCCCTTGTATAATCTGACCCTTGATGAGGTGCATAACCAGCTTGGGAATTTGGGGAAGCCACTTGGCAGCATGAATCTTGATGAGTTGCTGAAGAGTGTGTGGAGTGCTGAAGCTAGTGGTGGTGAGGCCTCTGGCTTGGACTTTGgtgttggtggtggtgatgcTAACATGCAGCATGGTGAGGCTGCTGCTTTCGGCTCCTCTCTGAATCCTCATGTGAGCCTAACTTTGTCTAGGGATCTTAGCAGGAAAACTGTTCATGAGGTTTGGAGAGATAtgcaactgaagaaggtcactAATAGGGATAAGAAAATCCAGGAAAGGCAAGCTACACTGGGTGAGATGACTCTGGAGGACTTCTTGGTGAAGGCTGGAGTGATTGCTGAAGCTTTGCCTACCACCAAGGACAGGGCCATGTCAGGGGTTGATTCAAATGGGGCTTCCTCACAACATGGTCATTGGTTGCAATACCAGCAGCTCCCTTCTTCGGTGCAGCAGCCGAATGTGATGGGGGGTTATGTGGCAGGCCATGCCATTCAGCAGCCTTTCCAGGTTGGAGTGAATCTGGTTTTGGATGCAGCATACTCTGAGACACCGGCTTCTTTAAAGGGTGCGTTGTCTGATACACAAACTCTGGGTCGAAAAAGGGGTGTCTCTGGTATTGTGGTGGAGAAAACTGTGGAGAGGAGGCAGAAGAGGATGATTAAAAATAGGGAATCTGCTGCTCGGTCACGGGCAAGAAGACAG GCATACACACAAGAACTGGAGATTAAAGTTTCACGATTAGAAGAGGAGAATGAAAGGCTTAGAAGACTGAAT GAGATGGAGAGGGCATTGCCATCAGTTCCACCACCTGAGCCTAAGCCTAAGCATCAGCTTCGCAGAACTAGTTCAGCCATCTTTTGA
- the LOC114412325 gene encoding L-2-hydroxyglutarate dehydrogenase, mitochondrial — protein MLKQTIQRWERCISASRRRGDGHTKRKKHLFGKWVRSMSSSTIQSNDNRTTWDSVPKERVECVVIGAGVVGIAVARALALKGREVLVVESAPTFGTGTSSRNSEVIHAGIYYPLNSFKAIFCVRGREMLYEYCSKHDIPHKQIGKLIVATRSSEIPKLNDILNCGIQNGVDGLKIVDGVEAMKMEPELQCVKAILSPLTGIVDSHSLMLSLVGEAENQGTTFTYNSTVIGGHLEGSEICLHVTETDRLTEWKGTSILQPELLLIPKLVVNSTGLSSPVLAKRFNGPKSGVVPPAYYARGCYFTLSNTKNSPFRRLIYPIPEDGGIGVHVTIDLNGQVKFGPNVEWIDSVDDISSFQNKYDYSVNANRAERFYPEIRKYYPNLKDGSLEPGYSGIRPKLSGPLQPPSDFVIQGEDIHGVPGLINLFGIESPGLTSSMAIAEFISTRFL, from the exons ATGCTGAAGCAAACAATTCAAAGGTGGGAAAGATGCATATCAGCATCAAGAAGAAGGGGTGATGGTCATACGAAACGGAAGAAGCACTTATTTGGCAAATGGGTCAGGAGCATGAGCAGCAGCACCATTCAAAGTAATGATAATAGGACAACCTGGGACAGTGTTCCAAAGGAGAGAGTGGAGTGTGTGGTGATAGGGGCTGGTGTGGTTGGCATCGCAGTGGCAAGAGCCCTAGCACTCAAGGGCAGGGAAGTGTTGGTCGTGGAATCAGCCCCCACCTTTGGAACAGGAACCAGTTCTCGAAACAGTGAGGTTATTCATGCTGGAATCTATTACCCTCTCAACTCTTTCAAG GCAATATTTTGTGTAAGGGGAAGAGAAATGTTATATGAGTATTGCTCCAAGCATGATATTCCACATAAACAAATTGGTAAGCTTATAGTGGCTACTCGATCTTCTGAGATTCCAAagctaaatgatattttaaattgtggGATTCAAAATGGGGTTGATGGTTTGAAGATTGTGGATGGTGTTGAGGCCATGAAAATGGAGCCTGAATTGCAATGCGTGAAAGCTATACTATCACCTCTCACTGGGATTGTTGATTCCCATTCTTTAATGCTTTCTTTAGTG GGGGAAGCTGAAAATCAAGGAACAACCTTCACATACAATTCGACAGTCATTGGTGGCCATCTTGAAGGAAGTGAGATTTGTCTTCATGTGACAGAAACTGACCGTCTTACAGAATGGAAAGGGACATCAATTTTGCAACCAGAACTACTACTAATTCCTAAACTTGTTGTGAACTCTACAGGCTTAAGTTCCCCTGTCCTTGCAAAGAGATTTAATGGCCCAAAAAGTGGAGTTGTTCCTCCTGCTTACTATGCACGTGGTTGCTACTTCACGTTATCTAATACTAAAAACTCTCCTTTCAGACGTTTGATATATCCTATACCAGAGGATGGTGGCATTGGAGTGCATGTTACTATAGACTTGAATGGTCAGGTCAAGTTTGGCCCAAATGTTGAATGGATTGACAGTGTTGATGATATCTCTAGCTTTCAGAATAA GTATGACTATTCAGTAAATGCAAATCGAGCTGAGCGTTTTTATCCAGAGATAAGAAAGTACTACCCAAATCTGAAGGATGGTTCTCTGGAACCTGGATATTCAGGGATTCGACCTAAACTTTCAGGACCCTTGCAGCCACCTTCTGATTTTGTCATACAG GGAGAGGACATTCATGGAGTACCTGGTCTTATTAATCTTTTTGGAATCGAGTCACCCGGTTTAACATCAAGCATGGCAATTGCAGAATTTATTTCTACGAGGTTTTTGTGA